Proteins encoded in a region of the Thunnus maccoyii chromosome 4, fThuMac1.1, whole genome shotgun sequence genome:
- the lima1a gene encoding LIM domain and actin-binding protein 1a isoform X3, with amino-acid sequence MEAKPGRDSAEREGAVAEVPECEKPSVPLNSLKMMFEKGENLRDKVSREQTSRRNSGGTVSMDQLLGADGSLAESTPLRDRMALYQAAISKQDVSPTSVSNDQLDSYCGKQKENVPPCSLDMSPESEPNSRKSFTAESNSSGPSTPASSNQRDSSQPKTSRSFRLPVRETCVSCLKTVYPLERLVANQHVYHSSCFRCSHCNTKLSLANYASLHNNVYCKPHFCQLFKAKGNYDEGFGHRPHKELWEGKGEAGETSSQSNTPTKPNIQTPTPTSDLESPSVEDSPLAKVNILTATMEALGQGSSEKADRPTETRRLKISWPPRTEPEDTTSRSEAATITDGGSATKPIRAKWPPEDDSPSSPPEQVRETPCLRRSSSLKERSLPFTLAGSTPAPEARKESQPPAMDDRNLSPEPSSMELQHGGQSSESQTPIEDSCVDVHTSSGEEEHEGEMKSEDMPEHPLNQEEEEEEELDGTPQEQPGQEEEEQMEEEEDGGVLEEEMPPLKHQETTEPISSPEGEVEASRSSQDVGFWDSEEVDEKEQEALTVEEMIKRNRYYEDDEEDEDV; translated from the exons GTGTCCAGAGAGCAGACAAGTAGAAGAAACAGCGGTGGTACTGTCAGCATGGACCAGCTACTAGGAG CAGATGGAAGTCTCGCAGAGTCGACTCCTCTCAGGGACAGGATGGCCCTCTACCAAGCTGCCATCTCCAAACAGGATGTCTCTCCCACCTCAGTCAGT AACGATCAGCTGGACAGTTACTGTGGGAAGCAGAAGGAAAACGTCCCTCCGTGCTCTCTGGACATG AGTCCAGAGTCTGAACCAAACAGCAGGAAGAGTTTTACCGCAGAGAGCAACA GTTCTGGTCCCAGCACCCCAGCATCCTCCAATCAAAGAGACTCTTCTCAGCCCAAGACTTCCAGG AGCTTCCGCCTGCCGGTGAGGGAGACCTGTGTGTCGTGTCTGAAGACGGTTTATCCTCTGGAGAGGCTGGTGGCCAATCAGCACGTTTACCACAGCTCCTGTTTCCGCTGCTCGCACTGCAACACCAAACTCAG TTTGGCAAACTACGCCTCCCTGCACAACAACGTCTACTGCAAGCCGCACTTCTGCCAGCTCTTCAAGGCGAAGGGCAACTACGACGAGGGCTTCGGCCACCGGCCCCACAAAGAGCTGTGGGAGGGCAAAGGCGAGGCCGGGGAGACCTCGTCACAGTCCAACACTCCGACCAAGCCGAACATCCAGACCCCCACCCCGACCTCGGACCTGGAAAGCCCCAGCGTGGAGGACTCCCCACTGGCTAAAGTCAACATCCTGACAGCCACTATGGAGGCTCTGGGACAAGGATCATCAGAGAAGGCTGACAGACCCACTGAGACCCGCAGGCTGAAAATCTCCTGGCCACCACGCACAGAGCCGGAGGACACGACCAGCCGCAGCGAAGCCGCGACAATCACAGACGGGGGCTCCGCCACTAAGCCCATCCGAGCCAAGTGGCCCCCAGAGGACGACTCCCCCTCCTCGCCTCCCGAGCAGGTCAGAGAAACGCCCTGCCTGCGCCGGAGCTCCTCCCTGAAGGAGCGCAGCCTGCCCTTCACGCTGGCCGGCAGCACTCCCGCTCCCGAGGCCAGAAAAGAGAGTCAACCTCCTGCCATGGACGACCGCAACCTCAGCCCTGAACCCTCCAGCATGGAGCTGCAGCACGGCGGCCAGTCGTCAGAAAGCCAAACACCCATCGAGGACAGCTGCGTGGACGTACACACCAGctcaggagaggaggagcaTGAGGGGGAGATGAAGAGTGAAGACATGCCAGAACATCCTCTCaaccaagaagaagaagaagaagaagagcttgACGGCACTCCACAGGAACAACCCGGgcaagaagaagaggagcagatggaggaagaagaggacgGAGGTGTGTTGGAGGAAGAGATGCCTCCTCTGAAACACCAGGAGACGACAGAGCCCATCTCGTCTCCCGAGGGAGAGGTGGAGGCCAGCCGATCCTCGCAGGACGTGGGCTTCTGGGACAGCGAGGAGGTGGACGAGAAGGAGCAGGAGGCGCTGACGGTGGAGGAGATGATCAAACGGAACCGATACTACGAGGACGACGAAGAGGATGAGGATGTATAA